The region GATGCCGACCGCGACGATCGCAAAGCACAGGAACTTGCCCAGCAGGCTGAGCCGGAAGTCCGACAGCAGCGCGGGTGCGGCGACGAACAGTGCCACCGCCGCGGCGCCGAACCCCGCCCAGGTCTGCCAGCGGCCCACGACGGCTCTCATGCGAGGCTCCTCGTCCGAACGCTGAACAATCCCTGCGGGCGGACCTGCAGGAAGATCACGATGATCACGAACACGACGACCTTGGCCAGCGACGCCGTCGTGTTGTACTCGATGAACGAGTTCAGGAATCCCAGCGCGAACGCCGCGATCACGGTGCCCTTGATCTGCCCCAGGCCGCCGACCACGACCACCAGGAACGCGTCGATCAAATAGCTCTGGCCGATCGTCGGACTGGTGGAGCCGATCAGTGTCAGCGCCACGCCGGCGACCGACGCCAGCCCCGACCCGATGAAGAACGTGGTGATGTCGGTTCTCCGCGACGAGATGCCACTCGTCTCCGCGAGATCGCGGTTCTGCACGACCGCGCGGATCCGCCGGCCCATCGGGCTGATCTTGAGCACGGCCGCCAGCACCGCCACGCAGACCACGGCGAGCACGAGGATGAAGATGCGAGTCTTGGGCACGACCGCCCCGAGGATCTCCATGCCGCCGGAGAGCCACGCCGGGGTGACGACGTTGACCGCGGGCGCGCCGAAGATGTCGCGGGCGACCTGCTGGAGGATCAGCCCGACGCCGAACGTGACCAGCAGTGTGTCCAGTGGCCGGTCGTACATCCGCTGGATCAGCGTGACCTCCAGCAGCGCACCCATGGCGCCGCCGATGACGAAGCCGACCGCCAGTGAGACGATCAGCGAGACACCGGCACTCGAGATGATCTGCTGGACCACGTAGGCGGTGTAGCAGCCGGCCATGATGAACTCGCCGTGCGCCATGTTGATGACGCCCATCTGACCGAAGGTCAGCGACAACCCCAGGGCCGCGAGCAACAGGATCGAGCCGAGGCTCAATCCCGTTGCCAGCTGACCGATCAGGACCTCCATACCTGTCCCGTCTCCCGTCGCTTCATTCGCCCGGAGTCAGCCGGACAGGCCGGCGGCCCACGGGTAGGACTTCAGGAACGGGTCGGGCTTGATCGGTCCGGGCGACTCCCAGATCGTGTAGATCAGCCCGTCGGGCCGGATCTCGCCGATCCGCGCGGTCTTGGTGATGTGGTGGTTCTCGCCGTCAATGGTGACCAGGCCCTCCGGCGCGTCGAACGTGACGCCCCCGGCGCTGTTCTGAATTGCCTTGACGTCGAACGACTTCGCCTTCTCGACGGTGTTCTTCCACAGGTAGACCGAGGTGTAGGCGGCCTCCATCGGGTCCGACGTCGGCTTGTCGGCGCCGAATTTGGCCTTGAAGGCCTTGACGAACGTGTCGTTGGTCGGGGTGTTGATCGTCTGGTAGTAGTTCCATGCCGTCAGCTGCCCGGTGACGTTCTGCACGCCGATGCCGCCCACCTCCTCCTCGGCGATGGACACCGACACCACCGGCATCTGCTGCGGCGTCAGCCCGACGTTGCGGTACTCCCGGAAGAACGCCACGTTGGAGTCGCCGTTGAGCGTGTTGAACACCGCGTCGGCGCCGGCGGCGCGGACCTTGTTGACGATCGTGGAGAAGTCGGTCGAGCCCAGCGGTGTGTAGTCCTCGCCCTTGATCTCGATGCCGTTGGCGCTCGCGTACGCCTTGATGATCCGGTTGGCGGTCTGCGGGAAGACGTAGTCGCTGCCGACCAGGTACAGCGACTTCACGCCTTTCTGCTTGAGGTAGTCCAGCGCGGGCACGATCTGCTGGTTGGTGGTCGCCCCGGTGTAGAAGATGTTGGGCGAGGACTCCAGCCCCTCGTACTGCACCGGGTAGTACAGCAGCGAGTTCTTGCTCTCGAACACCGGCAGCATGGCCTTGCGGCTCGACGACGTCCACCCGCCGAACACCGCTGCGACGCAGTCACTGCTGATCAGTTTCTCGGCCTTCTCGGCGAAGACCGTGGGTTCTGACGCACCGTCCTCACCGACGAGCTGGATCTGCTTGCCCAGCACACCGCCGGCGGCGTTGATCTGTTCGACCGCCAGATCGATCGCGTTGCGGACCGTCACCTCGGAGATCGCCATGGTGCCGGACAGCGAGTTCAGCGCGCCCACCTTGATTGTCGGGCCGGACGTGTCCACGCACGAGGTGGCATTTGCTGAATCGGTTTCGCTCGCCTTGCTCCCGCAGCCGGCCAGCAGCAGGGCGGTCACTGCGGCCAGGCTGCTCGCGGTGAGCGCAGATCGTCTGAGGGAGATGCGTGGAGGTCGGGGCATGGGCGGCCTTTCTGGTGTCGGCAGAGCTCATCCGCTGATGAGGCGTCATGTCGGAGGACGTCGGAACGCAGACGGGGTGACATCGCAGCGGTGTCGAGTCGGGACGTTAGAGCGCCTGTGTTTCTGCGAAATGTCTGTGTGTGACGAACGCATTAACCTGTTGTCGCCGACGGGAGTTGGTTTGCCGTTCACCGAGGGCGACGTCGCCGCCCGGTTCGGCGCGTAACAATCCGGTAGCGTCCGGCGATGTGACCAACATGCG is a window of Mycolicibacterium chubuense NBB4 DNA encoding:
- the urtA gene encoding urea ABC transporter substrate-binding protein — its product is MPRPPRISLRRSALTASSLAAVTALLLAGCGSKASETDSANATSCVDTSGPTIKVGALNSLSGTMAISEVTVRNAIDLAVEQINAAGGVLGKQIQLVGEDGASEPTVFAEKAEKLISSDCVAAVFGGWTSSSRKAMLPVFESKNSLLYYPVQYEGLESSPNIFYTGATTNQQIVPALDYLKQKGVKSLYLVGSDYVFPQTANRIIKAYASANGIEIKGEDYTPLGSTDFSTIVNKVRAAGADAVFNTLNGDSNVAFFREYRNVGLTPQQMPVVSVSIAEEEVGGIGVQNVTGQLTAWNYYQTINTPTNDTFVKAFKAKFGADKPTSDPMEAAYTSVYLWKNTVEKAKSFDVKAIQNSAGGVTFDAPEGLVTIDGENHHITKTARIGEIRPDGLIYTIWESPGPIKPDPFLKSYPWAAGLSG
- the urtB gene encoding urea ABC transporter permease subunit UrtB yields the protein MEVLIGQLATGLSLGSILLLAALGLSLTFGQMGVINMAHGEFIMAGCYTAYVVQQIISSAGVSLIVSLAVGFVIGGAMGALLEVTLIQRMYDRPLDTLLVTFGVGLILQQVARDIFGAPAVNVVTPAWLSGGMEILGAVVPKTRIFILVLAVVCVAVLAAVLKISPMGRRIRAVVQNRDLAETSGISSRRTDITTFFIGSGLASVAGVALTLIGSTSPTIGQSYLIDAFLVVVVGGLGQIKGTVIAAFALGFLNSFIEYNTTASLAKVVVFVIIVIFLQVRPQGLFSVRTRSLA